In Blautia wexlerae DSM 19850, a single window of DNA contains:
- a CDS encoding DUF3658 domain-containing protein, which translates to MIEIVFGESACGSLKIAQTYGKGKYRGSAVSIFMRHEDGSVPSSDEMKKAQLQAQEQERIAWENAIPLGGKSSDVYCFDMVLSVGDISDNGIGEQRKNIFKKMLSVCFVEDLDYQVEEKIQKIKTTLTSVIERYVAGEEIRIWYSYNPDELCGMYWLMKQLQPLNCQTTIYLVKLPTWEYGKENTMTSKIAWGEVSPGEWGNYITLQEKANPVFLSACTMKWNQLQNENAPLRAMLNGKLQSVSEDIYDSFILREIAEQPEQFKMAIVIGNVLGKYQLGISDVWISNRIDKMLEDGVLEIIQDAPKGETNYRRILRKRMK; encoded by the coding sequence ATGATTGAAATTGTATTTGGTGAAAGTGCCTGTGGAAGTTTGAAAATTGCCCAAACTTACGGCAAGGGAAAGTATAGAGGAAGTGCTGTTTCAATATTTATGAGGCACGAAGACGGGAGTGTTCCATCTTCAGATGAAATGAAAAAGGCACAGCTTCAAGCACAGGAACAAGAACGCATTGCTTGGGAGAATGCTATTCCATTGGGAGGCAAGAGCAGTGATGTTTATTGTTTTGATATGGTTCTTAGTGTGGGAGATATTTCTGATAATGGAATTGGCGAACAGCGGAAAAATATTTTCAAGAAAATGCTGTCTGTCTGCTTTGTAGAGGATTTAGATTATCAGGTTGAAGAAAAAATACAGAAAATTAAAACTACATTGACCTCAGTGATTGAACGATATGTAGCTGGGGAAGAAATTCGCATTTGGTATAGCTATAATCCAGATGAGCTTTGTGGTATGTATTGGCTTATGAAACAACTTCAACCATTAAACTGCCAGACAACAATTTATTTGGTTAAGTTACCTACATGGGAATATGGAAAAGAAAATACTATGACATCCAAAATAGCATGGGGCGAGGTGTCTCCTGGCGAATGGGGAAACTATATAACTCTACAAGAGAAAGCTAATCCTGTATTTCTTTCAGCTTGTACTATGAAATGGAATCAACTTCAAAATGAAAATGCACCTTTGCGTGCAATGTTAAATGGTAAATTGCAAAGCGTTTCAGAAGATATATATGATAGTTTCATTCTTCGTGAAATTGCGGAACAGCCAGAGCAATTCAAAATGGCTATTGTCATAGGTAATGTTTTAGGAAAATATCAACTTGGAATTAGTGATGTATGGATTTCCAATCGCATTGATAAAATGCTTGAAGATGGTGTGTTGGAAATTATACAGGACGCACCAAAGGGAGAAACAAATTATCGCCGAATATTAAGAAAACGAATGAAATAA